A stretch of Haloprofundus halophilus DNA encodes these proteins:
- a CDS encoding MarR family transcriptional regulator: MSTDLESATGTETRGLVHFVTQQTRFALINNILQHPEQLPSMYELEELNPSVSDATVYKHIQKLIDAGIVKEVALDDGERRQGYPWKFYGLTEEGREFLDEHNLVAAEDTLQRIYETISDKPEKMIKYENAPRPTE, from the coding sequence ATGAGCACCGATCTTGAGAGTGCTACGGGAACAGAAACCCGAGGACTCGTCCATTTTGTCACCCAACAGACGCGATTTGCGCTCATCAATAACATCCTCCAGCACCCCGAACAGCTTCCCTCGATGTACGAATTAGAGGAGCTGAATCCCAGCGTCAGCGACGCTACTGTCTACAAGCATATCCAGAAGCTGATCGACGCTGGCATCGTCAAGGAAGTTGCCCTGGACGACGGTGAGCGTCGGCAGGGCTACCCCTGGAAGTTTTACGGTCTTACTGAGGAGGGTCGGGAGTTCCTCGATGAACACAACCTGGTCGCAGCAGAGGACACGCTCCAGCGAATCTACGAGACTATTTCTGACAAGCCAGAGAAGATGATCAAGTACGAGAATGCGCCACGTCCTACCGAGTAG